Proteins from a genomic interval of Microtus ochrogaster isolate Prairie Vole_2 unplaced genomic scaffold, MicOch1.0 UNK11, whole genome shotgun sequence:
- the Ppwd1 gene encoding peptidylprolyl isomerase domain and WD repeat-containing protein 1 isoform X2 gives MSAVTCTEMLSHMWYAPRQILLSLPVMINMLKLGYFPGQCEWIYCPGDAISSVAASEKSTGKIFIYDGRGDNQPLHIFDKLHVSPLTQIRLNPVYKAVVSSDKSGMIEYWTGPPHEYKFPKNVNWEYKTDTDLYEFAKCKAYPTSICFSPDGKKIATIGSDRKVRIFRFLTGKLMRVFDESLSMFTELQQMRQQLPDMEFGRRMAVERELEKVDAVRLINIVFDETGHFVLYGTMLGIKVINVETNRCVRILGKQENIRVMQLALFQGIAKKHRAATTIEMKASENPVLQNVQADPTIVCTSFKKNRFYMFTKREPEDTKSADSDRDVFNEKPSKEEVMAATQAEGPKRVSDSAIVHTSMGDIHIKLFPLECPKTVENFCVHSRNGYYNGHTFHRIIKGFMIQTGDPTGTGMGGESIWGGEFEDEFHSTLRHDRPYTLSMANAGSNTNGSQFFITVVPTPWLDNKHTVFGRVTKGMEVVQRISNVKVNPKTDKPYEDVSIINITVK, from the exons GACAGATTTTATTATCACTGCCAGTC ATGATCAATATGCTGAAGCTTGG CTATTTTCCTGGACAATGTGAATGGATATATTGCCCAGGAGATGCCATATCTTCAGTTGCTGCTTCTGAGAAGAGTACaggaaaaattttcatttatgatgGTCGAGGAGATAATCAGCCACTTCATATTTTTGACAAACTTCATGTATCGCCTCTTACTCAAATAAGACTAAACCCAGTTTATAAAGCAGTAGTATCTTCAGACAAATCTGGAATGATCGAATACTGGACTGGACCTCCTCATGAATACAAATTCCCTAAAAATGTGAACTGGGAGTATAAAACTGACACAGATTTATATGAATTTGCCAAGTGTAAGGCTTATCCAACCAGCATATGCTTTTCACCTGATGGAAAGAAAATAGCAACCATTGGATCAGATAGAAAAGTTAGAATTTTTAGGTTTTTAACCGGAAAACTCATGAGAGTCTTTGATGAATCATTAAGT ATGTTTACTGAACTGCAGCAGATGAGGCAACAGCTACCAGACATGGAATTTGGCCGACGAATGGCTGTAGAACGTGAGTTGGAAAAGGTGGATGCTGTAAgattaattaatattgtttttgaTGAAACCGGACACTTCGTGCTATATGGAACAATGCTGGGCATTAAAGTTATAAATGTAGAAACAAATCG gtgTGTGCGGATCTTAGGCAAGCAAGAAAATATTAGAGTGATGCAACTGGCTTTGTTTCAGGGAATAGCAAAAAAGCACCGAGCTGCAACAACTATAGAAATGAAAGCCTCTGAAAACCCTGTTCTTCAGAATGTTCAAGCTGACCCAACAATAGTCTGTACATCTTTCAAAAAGAATCGATTTTATATG tttACCAAAAGAGAACCAGAAGACACAAAAAGTGCAGATTCTGACCGAGATGTTTTTAATGAGAAGCCTTCTAAAGAAGAAGTCATGGCAGCTACTCAAGCTGAAGGACCAAAACGAGTTTCAGATAGTGCCATTGTCCACACAAGCATGGGAGACATTCACATCAAACTTTTTCCTCTTGA GTGTCCCAAGACAGTGGAAAACTTTTGTGTTCACAGCAGAAATGGTTATTACAATGGGCACACATTTCACCGTATCATTAAG GGCTTCATGATTCAGACAGGAGATCCAACAGGTACTGGTATGGGAGGAGAAAGCATATGGGGAGGAGAGTTTGAAGATGAATTTCACTCAACATTACGACATGACAGACCGTACACACTAAGCATGGCCAATGCTGGATCAAATACTAATGGATCCCAGTTTTTTATAACAGTAGTACCGACG CCGTGGCTTGATAATAAGCACACTGTGTTTGGACGAGTGACTAAAGGAATGGAGGTTGTGCAGAGGATTTCCAATGTTAAAGTCAATCCAAAAACAGATAAGCCTTATGAGGATGTCAGCATCATCAATATCACTGTCAAATAA